A single window of Channa argus isolate prfri chromosome 12, Channa argus male v1.0, whole genome shotgun sequence DNA harbors:
- the LOC137137765 gene encoding uncharacterized protein, with protein MMTSLKMWCLLSLCVLLSIAPTLSEVLQSMTQCKGFLLGEKSPEVPDILEKGEIKHKQRYKAICQTYHGVRKFVTLYDTKNKIPVLSAYKYTGSEGGRPKKDVWKIEPQLEDSKSDKNMKESGRADYNNQASDNNYRNNENYSRGHLFPSSYAHDENGKESTCTLTNIVPQVQDFNERSWNRMESCVKCVLERHCRKNNDAFPEAYLLTGAQPGTKKLNHKVNIPTMLWSAFCCYSHQHDRWLASAFWANNVNDDDNEDNDVHVATRTLQQLYDKLSTGSKKFNAFPGGRNCPLKETVFEFYPDMAHNCHCQRQPKFHKEEEKKKNFL; from the exons ATGATGACTTCCCTGAAGATGTGGTGTCTCCTGTCCCTCTGTGTTCTTCTGTCCATCGCTCCCACACTATCTGAAGTGTTGCAGTCGATGACACAGTGTAAAGGGTTTCTTCTTGGGGAAAAATCTCCGGAGGTCCCAGACATCTTGGAAAAGGGTGAAATCAAGCACAAACAGAGATACAAAGCCATCTGCCAGACTTATCATGGTGTGAGAAAGTTTGTGACGCTCTACGACACTAAGAACAAGATCCCAGTGCTCTCTGCTTACAAGTACACAGGGTCAGAAGGGGGAAGACCCAAAAAGGATGTTTGGAAGATTGAGCCACAG CTTGAAGACTCAAAGAGTGACAAAAACATGAAGGAAAGTGGCCGTGCTGATTACAACAACCAGGCCAGTGACAATAATTatagaaataatgaaaactatAGTAGAGGTCATTTATTTCCATCTTCTTATGCACATGATGAAAATGGTAAAGAGTCGACGTGCACGCTGACAAACATCGTTCCACAAGTACAAGATTTCAATGAGcgcagctggaacagaatggAGAGTTGTGTCAAATGTGTCCTGGAACGacactgcagaaaaaataaTGATGCTTTTCCTGAAGCCTACTTGCTGACAGGAGCACAGCCTGGTACAAAGAAACTCAACCACAAGGTTAATATTCCCACGATGCTCTGGTCGGCTTTCTGCTGTTACAGTCATCAACATGACAGGTGGCTGGCAAGTGCGTTCTGGGCAAACAatgttaatgatgatgataatgaagatAATGATGTACATGTAGCAACAAGGACACTGCAACAACTCTATGATAAACTGAGCACTGGCAGTAAAAAATTTAATGCATTTCCTGGAGGACGAAACTGTCCTCTCAAAGAAACGGTTTTTGAGTTTTACCCTGATATGGCTCATAACTGCCACTGTCAACGTCAACCCAAGTTCcataaggaggaggagaagaagaagaacttcCTTTGA
- the LOC137137769 gene encoding endonuclease domain-containing 1 protein-like — protein sequence MMTSLKTWCLLPLSVLLLVCITPTLAEVVELMSECNEFFLEENPPQIPEILVDGNIMDQNRYKIICQTYKDEISEETKRTFVTLYDTTNKIAVFSAYRYKGENTGTSRPSWMIEPQLEDPKGDTYMKDSELHHYEHQASNMDYENATDYDRGHLFPRIFAFDENDKFSTFTLTNIVPQARNFNQGSWVNMENCLRCILLRFCKNSNNVSEGYVVTGAQPGTEKLNNSVNIPSVLWSAFCCYNNGRNRWIANSFWGNNVQASPDNKIHTSPLQDPIGNQQYEFFPGSQCPVDTTADQTIRQIKHNCPCPP from the exons ATGATGACGTCCCTGAAGACGTGGTGTCTcctgcctctctctgtcctcctcctcgtTTGCATCACTCCCACACTAGCTGAAGTTGTGGAATTGATGTCAGAGTGTAACGAGTTTTTCCTTGAGGAAAACCCTCCTCAGATCCCAGAAATCTTGGTTGATGGCAACATCATGGACCAGAACCGCTACAAAATCATCTGCCAGACTTATAAGGACGAGATCTCAGAGGAAACTAAGAGAACTTTTGTGACGCTCTATGACACTACAAACAAGAttgcagtgttttctgcttACAGGTACAAAGGGGAAAATACAGGAACAAGCAGGCCTTCTTGGATGATTGAGCCACAG cttGAAGACCCAAAGGGTGACACATACATGAAGGATAGTGAGCTTCATCATTACGAGCACCAGGCCAGTAACATGGACTATGAAAATGCCACTGACTATGACAGGGGCCACTTATTTCCACGTATATTTGCATttgatgaaaatgacaaattctCAACGTTCACTCTCACAAACATTGTTCCACAAGCAAGAAACTTCAATCAGGGCAGCTGGGTAAATATGGAGAACTGCCTCAGATGTATCCTGCTAAGATTCTGCAAAAACAGTAATAATGTTTCTGAAGGCTACGTAGTGACCGGAGCACAGCCTGGTACAGAAAAACTCAACAACAGTGTTAATATTCCCTCAGTGCTCTGGTCGGCTTTCTGCTGCTACAATAATGGCAGGAACAGGTGGATAGCAAATTCATTCTGGGGCAACAATGTTCAAGCTTCACctgataataaaatacatacaagtCCACTGCAAGATCCCATTGGGAACCAACAATATGAGTTTTTTCCTGGATCACAGTGTCCTGTTGACACAACTGCTGATCAAACAATCAGACAAATTAAACATAACTGCCCTTGTCCACCTTGA